One window of the Halarcobacter mediterraneus genome contains the following:
- a CDS encoding phosphorylase family protein has protein sequence MIICAGRNETFNFAKEMGVGLIETAINLTRQCLFDKPDFLLFIGSAGSYGNHEIFDIVESKRAANIELSFLEDNSYTPLDNVLESENKMVRNDTIINSSNYISKNFELSKNFNEYGIGCENMEFYSILQVAKEFEIPVAGIFVITNYTNENAHEDFLKNHKAAMQKLTSYLLEKQIIK, from the coding sequence ATGATAATTTGTGCAGGGAGAAATGAAACTTTTAATTTCGCAAAAGAAATGGGAGTAGGATTAATTGAGACGGCAATTAATCTTACAAGACAATGTTTATTTGACAAACCTGATTTTTTACTTTTTATTGGAAGTGCAGGAAGCTATGGAAATCATGAAATTTTTGATATAGTAGAATCAAAAAGAGCAGCTAATATTGAACTATCATTTTTAGAAGACAACTCTTATACTCCACTTGATAATGTACTTGAATCAGAAAATAAAATGGTACGAAATGATACCATCATAAACTCTTCAAACTATATTTCTAAAAACTTTGAATTATCAAAAAACTTTAATGAGTATGGAATCGGATGTGAAAATATGGAGTTTTACTCTATTTTACAAGTAGCCAAAGAGTTTGAAATTCCAGTTGCGGGAATCTTTGTTATTACAAACTATACAAATGAAAATGCTCACGAAGACTTCTTAAAAAACCACAAAGCAGCAATGCAAAAACTAACTTCTTATTTACTAGAAAAACAAATTATTAAATAG